From a single Natronorubrum tibetense GA33 genomic region:
- the thiM gene encoding hydroxyethylthiazole kinase — MSESLPTDTTGDDLANSLRAIADGSPLVQHLTNEVTMNDVANLTLHWDALPVMADSPGDAGEMANGASAILLNTGQVPETKVEAMHEAAETAAERDVPIILDPVGVGATPTREGVAEELLEAVDFSVIKGNYGEISALAGVEAEVKGVESVGEYEEIEDAAQSLAESTGATVVTSGVEDVVATANGAVRLSVGHEMLGEVVGTGCMLGATIASFRGALEDAETAAVHGTLAFGIAGELAAEMPHEGPASYRTNFHDAVAGFSATQAAELDLAGRVERVA, encoded by the coding sequence ATGAGTGAGTCACTACCCACTGATACCACCGGCGACGACCTCGCGAACTCCCTGCGGGCGATCGCCGACGGATCGCCGCTCGTCCAGCACCTGACCAACGAAGTGACGATGAACGACGTCGCAAACCTCACGCTCCACTGGGACGCGCTCCCGGTGATGGCCGACTCGCCGGGCGACGCCGGCGAGATGGCCAACGGCGCGTCCGCGATCCTGCTCAACACGGGGCAGGTCCCGGAGACCAAAGTCGAGGCCATGCACGAGGCCGCCGAGACTGCGGCCGAACGCGACGTTCCCATTATCCTGGATCCCGTCGGCGTGGGTGCGACGCCGACTCGAGAAGGGGTCGCCGAGGAGTTGCTCGAGGCCGTCGACTTTTCCGTCATCAAGGGCAACTACGGCGAGATCAGTGCGCTCGCGGGCGTCGAAGCCGAAGTGAAAGGCGTCGAATCCGTCGGCGAGTACGAGGAGATCGAGGACGCGGCTCAGTCGCTCGCCGAATCGACCGGCGCGACGGTCGTCACGAGCGGCGTCGAGGACGTCGTCGCAACCGCGAACGGTGCAGTTCGGCTCTCTGTCGGCCACGAAATGCTCGGCGAGGTCGTCGGCACCGGCTGTATGCTCGGCGCGACCATCGCGTCGTTCCGCGGGGCACTCGAGGACGCCGAGACGGCAGCCGTCCACGGCACGCTCGCCTTCGGCATCGCGGGCGAACTCGCGGCCGAGATGCCCCACGAGGGGCCGGCGAGCTACCGGACGAACTTCCACGACGCCGTGGCCGGCTTCTCGGCCACACAGGCGGCGGAACTGGACCTCGCAGGGCGGGTCGAGCGCGTCGCCTGA
- a CDS encoding DUF7553 family protein, with product MTRPELENAAATLQDAAESASDDETRDRLENQAQQFETLAEADRGPDHGKLARHEHVLTEIADDEGGAVANLVTEALESISAYRETVDGV from the coding sequence GTGACCCGACCTGAACTCGAGAACGCCGCTGCAACGCTCCAGGACGCCGCCGAGTCCGCGTCGGACGACGAGACCCGGGACCGGCTGGAAAATCAGGCACAGCAGTTCGAGACGCTGGCCGAGGCCGACCGCGGACCGGACCACGGCAAACTCGCGCGTCACGAACACGTCCTCACCGAGATCGCGGACGACGAGGGCGGCGCGGTCGCCAACCTCGTCACGGAGGCGCTCGAGTCGATCAGCGCCTACCGGGAGACAGTCGACGGCGTGTAG
- a CDS encoding polysaccharide deacetylase family protein, which translates to MKRRTYLATATAAAATVAGCSALTGSETSDGENGDDGENGNGNGSPDPVNEDPGSFDEFEDLSKWTVEEGSLTADEDRVYAGTQSARMDADGSTERIMIKREFETPRDLSDEFPALAFASDHDVSPTVQLTDTDGDRLLLQCAVREDGPFVHHDLGVLDTDGDPDLGSIEHTKISVWAGDRELSLWCDDYHFVGRPETGKVLLQFPESTPDVANGAGPLLAEYDVPGTAFVSTDYVGSSGYLSHSDLESLQDDGWTVASGGARGTDLTQHGESRQEEEFSRAAEWLDDNGFDSAYFSYGLNRYDESSLELAKEYSEVAFVGGYAGHGNLSNPHLAPRATNPDPADAAQLLEWTADYRLITTLSYRNVGESLDELEAVLSALDDHDVDVVTPDDVAADNLH; encoded by the coding sequence ATGAAACGACGAACGTATCTCGCAACCGCGACCGCTGCGGCGGCTACCGTCGCCGGCTGCTCCGCCCTGACTGGGTCAGAAACTAGCGACGGAGAAAACGGCGACGACGGCGAAAACGGCAACGGCAACGGGTCGCCGGATCCGGTCAACGAGGATCCCGGCTCGTTCGACGAGTTCGAGGATCTCTCGAAGTGGACGGTCGAAGAGGGATCGCTCACCGCGGATGAAGACCGCGTCTACGCGGGGACACAGTCCGCTCGGATGGACGCCGACGGCTCGACCGAACGGATCATGATCAAGCGGGAGTTCGAGACTCCGCGCGACCTCTCCGATGAGTTCCCCGCGCTGGCGTTTGCGAGCGATCACGACGTTAGCCCGACCGTCCAGCTTACGGACACCGACGGCGATCGCCTGCTACTCCAGTGTGCCGTGCGCGAAGACGGCCCGTTCGTCCACCACGATCTGGGCGTTCTCGACACCGATGGCGACCCCGACCTGGGCTCGATCGAACACACCAAGATCTCCGTCTGGGCCGGCGACCGCGAGCTATCCCTCTGGTGTGACGACTACCACTTCGTCGGGCGACCCGAAACCGGGAAGGTGCTGTTACAGTTCCCCGAGAGTACTCCCGACGTCGCCAACGGGGCCGGGCCGCTCCTCGCGGAGTACGACGTCCCCGGAACGGCCTTCGTGAGCACCGACTACGTCGGCTCTTCCGGCTACCTCTCCCACTCCGACCTCGAGTCCCTCCAGGACGACGGCTGGACCGTCGCCAGCGGCGGTGCCAGGGGGACCGACCTCACCCAGCACGGCGAGAGCCGACAGGAGGAGGAGTTCAGCCGCGCTGCGGAATGGCTCGACGACAACGGCTTCGACAGCGCCTACTTCTCCTACGGGCTCAACCGCTACGACGAGTCGTCGCTCGAACTCGCGAAAGAATACTCCGAGGTCGCGTTCGTCGGCGGCTACGCGGGCCACGGCAACCTCAGCAACCCGCACCTGGCCCCCCGTGCGACCAACCCCGATCCCGCTGACGCCGCGCAACTCCTCGAATGGACCGCCGACTACCGGCTGATCACGACGCTCTCCTACCGGAACGTCGGCGAGTCGCTCGACGAACTCGAAGCCGTCCTCTCGGCGCTCGACGATCACGACGTCGATGTCGTTACCCCCGACGACGTCGCCGCCGACAACCTCCACTGA
- a CDS encoding sensor histidine kinase produces MLSRSHSISVLGVLFIMIAVGQSAFEIAQGNPLSETGIDFVLISLPGMLLLYVGRWLSTIDVDRALYLRIAGWCLGGIGVMLVFLFLRAIHPGVATSFTFGERAIAVALGSVAGLAIGIHDARAIIREHEAKRRNDQLERARAELDRRNDELRAVRDELEETVDEVKRSNERLDHFASIASHDLREPLRMISSYLDLIEDRHADDLDSDGKEFLEYAIDGAERMTEMIDGLLAYSRIETQGDPFEPVDLDAVLAAVRDDLQFRIDEYDAEITTESLPHVRGDATQLRQLFQNLLSNAIEYSDDPPRVDVTAAERDSEWAILVRDEGVGIDPDDQERVFELFQRLHTVDESPGSGIGLAFCRRIVDRHGGTIRVDSEPGEGSTFSVTFPKA; encoded by the coding sequence ATGCTGTCTCGTTCGCACTCCATCTCGGTACTGGGTGTCCTCTTTATCATGATCGCAGTAGGACAGTCGGCCTTCGAGATTGCTCAGGGGAACCCGCTTTCGGAAACGGGTATCGACTTCGTTCTAATCAGTCTCCCGGGGATGCTGTTACTGTACGTAGGGCGGTGGTTGTCGACCATCGACGTCGATCGAGCGCTGTATCTCCGTATCGCCGGGTGGTGTCTCGGCGGTATCGGTGTGATGCTCGTCTTTCTCTTTCTCCGAGCCATTCACCCGGGAGTCGCCACCTCCTTTACGTTCGGAGAGCGAGCGATCGCGGTCGCACTCGGCTCCGTCGCGGGCCTGGCAATCGGTATTCACGACGCACGGGCGATCATCAGGGAACACGAAGCGAAACGGCGAAACGATCAGTTGGAACGGGCACGAGCGGAACTCGACCGACGTAACGACGAACTGAGGGCGGTCCGCGACGAACTCGAGGAGACGGTCGACGAGGTAAAGCGCTCGAACGAGCGATTGGACCACTTCGCGTCGATCGCGTCCCACGATCTGCGAGAACCGCTCCGGATGATCTCGAGCTATCTGGATCTCATAGAAGACAGACACGCTGACGACCTCGATTCGGACGGCAAGGAGTTTCTCGAATACGCTATCGATGGTGCCGAACGCATGACGGAGATGATCGACGGACTGCTCGCGTACTCGCGGATCGAGACGCAGGGTGATCCGTTCGAACCGGTCGATCTGGACGCCGTCCTCGCGGCCGTTCGCGACGATCTGCAGTTCAGAATCGACGAATACGACGCCGAGATCACGACCGAATCGCTCCCTCACGTTCGCGGCGACGCGACTCAACTTCGACAGCTGTTTCAGAACCTGCTCTCGAACGCGATCGAGTACAGCGACGACCCGCCTCGAGTGGACGTGACCGCCGCGGAGCGGGACTCCGAATGGGCCATCCTGGTCCGGGACGAGGGCGTCGGTATCGATCCCGACGATCAGGAACGCGTCTTCGAGCTCTTCCAGCGTCTCCACACAGTCGACGAATCCCCCGGCTCGGGAATCGGACTGGCGTTTTGCCGCCGAATCGTCGACCGCCACGGCGGGACGATTCGGGTCGACTCCGAACCCGGCGAGGGCTCGACGTTTTCGGTCACGTTCCCGAAAGCGTAG
- a CDS encoding sulfurtransferase — MATDYANDVLVTADWVEERLDDFQSDDDDLRLVEVDVDTEAYEEAHAPGAIGFNWETQLQDQTTRDVLTKDAFEDLLGSHGISEDSTVVLYGDNSNWFAAYTYWQFKYYGHEDVYLLDGGREYWLENDYPTTGEEPDFSAVEYDAAGPRESIRAYREDVENAIDRGVPLVDVRSPEEFSGEILAPPGLQETAQRGGHIPGAKNISWAAVTNDDGTFKEYDELEELYADEDIDGDETTVAYCRIGERSSVAWFALHELLGYEDTVNYDGSWTEWGNLVNAPIEKGEAE, encoded by the coding sequence ATGGCAACAGACTACGCCAACGACGTACTCGTCACGGCTGATTGGGTCGAAGAGCGACTCGACGACTTCCAGAGCGACGACGACGACCTCCGGCTGGTCGAAGTCGACGTCGACACGGAAGCCTACGAAGAGGCCCACGCACCCGGCGCGATCGGATTCAACTGGGAGACCCAACTCCAGGATCAGACCACTCGAGACGTCCTCACCAAGGACGCCTTCGAGGACCTCCTCGGCTCCCACGGCATCAGCGAGGACTCCACCGTCGTCCTCTACGGCGACAACTCGAACTGGTTCGCCGCCTACACCTACTGGCAGTTCAAGTACTACGGCCACGAGGACGTCTACCTGTTAGACGGCGGTCGCGAGTACTGGCTCGAGAACGACTATCCGACGACGGGCGAGGAGCCCGACTTCTCGGCCGTCGAGTACGACGCCGCCGGCCCGCGCGAGAGCATCCGCGCTTACCGCGAGGACGTCGAGAACGCGATCGACCGCGGCGTGCCGCTCGTCGACGTTCGCTCGCCCGAGGAGTTCAGCGGCGAGATTCTCGCCCCGCCAGGCCTGCAGGAGACCGCCCAGCGCGGCGGCCACATCCCCGGCGCGAAGAACATCTCGTGGGCCGCCGTGACCAACGACGACGGGACGTTCAAAGAGTACGACGAACTCGAGGAGCTCTACGCCGACGAGGACATCGACGGGGACGAGACGACCGTCGCCTACTGCCGCATCGGCGAGCGATCGTCGGTCGCCTGGTTCGCGCTCCACGAACTGCTCGGCTACGAGGACACCGTCAACTACGACGGCTCCTGGACCGAGTGGGGGAATTTGGTCAACGCGCCTATTGAGAAAGGCGAGGCGGAGTGA
- a CDS encoding sulfurtransferase, producing the protein MDESVVVTPDWLAAHLEDPQVCVVDVRDPWEYDGIGHVPGAVSIPFDSYRDETDVDRGTLPGADAFAELLSEAGIAPADTIVAYDDTHGVFAARFVLTALEYGHDDVRLLDGDYSAWNRDHETTSDAPDIEPTTYDPDPLSREESPLVGFEAVEAALERDAVFVDTREVDEFEEARLPGAVRFDWREVVDDETRRLKPRDDLEALLAEYGITSDREIVLYCNTARRISHTYVVLRALGYEDVAFYEGSLTEWLANDGEVERGAVD; encoded by the coding sequence ATGGACGAATCCGTCGTCGTCACCCCGGACTGGCTCGCAGCGCATCTTGAGGACCCGCAGGTATGCGTCGTCGACGTTCGCGATCCGTGGGAGTACGACGGGATCGGACACGTTCCCGGCGCCGTCAGTATCCCCTTCGACAGCTATCGCGACGAAACGGACGTCGACCGCGGGACGCTGCCCGGCGCCGATGCCTTCGCCGAACTGCTCTCCGAGGCCGGCATTGCTCCCGCCGATACTATCGTTGCCTACGACGACACCCACGGCGTGTTCGCCGCGCGGTTCGTGCTGACCGCGCTCGAGTATGGCCACGACGACGTGCGTCTGCTTGACGGCGACTACAGCGCCTGGAACCGCGACCACGAGACGACGAGCGACGCGCCGGATATCGAGCCGACGACGTACGATCCCGACCCGCTCTCGCGCGAGGAGAGTCCGTTAGTCGGTTTCGAGGCCGTCGAGGCGGCCCTCGAGCGCGACGCGGTCTTCGTCGACACGCGTGAGGTCGACGAGTTCGAGGAGGCCAGACTGCCGGGTGCGGTCCGGTTCGACTGGCGCGAGGTCGTCGACGACGAGACGCGGCGGCTGAAGCCGAGAGACGACCTCGAGGCCCTGTTGGCCGAGTACGGCATCACGTCGGATCGCGAGATCGTCCTCTACTGTAACACCGCACGCCGGATCAGCCACACCTACGTCGTCCTCCGGGCGCTGGGCTACGAGGATGTCGCCTTCTACGAGGGCAGTCTCACGGAGTGGCTGGCCAACGACGGCGAGGTCGAGCGAGGCGCGGTCGACTGA
- a CDS encoding sensor histidine kinase has protein sequence MADGSERSNSQDGDAASTVYERITDAVFALDEEWQFTFLNAQAEQVLERSETELLGTAIWGAFPDAVDSMFQREYERAMAAQEPVTFQEFSESLGIWLEIRAYPSETGLTVYFRDITERILRKERLQKREQALHDAYEVIADPQRAFRDQIDGLLAVVRRTIGTEYATLSRVHEDADEYIFEAVDTPTDADIEAGDTAPLSQTSCERAVSSEETLVLRDIETDTPELADRAATAEWGISCYLGTPITVDGEVYGTFCFYDMEARSEAFTDWEVTFVELLGNWVSYELERERYQRKLEASNERLEQFAYTASHDLQEPLRMVSSYLGLIERQYGDELDADGEEFLEYAVDGAERMRDMIDGLLAYSRIETRGDPFEPVDLNAVLAAVRDDLQFRIEEAGADLSAASLPRVHGDGEQLRQVFQNLLTNALTYSGDETPRIYVDAERTGGEWTISVSDAGIGIDPDDQERIFDVFERLHSHEEHAGTGIGLALCERIVERHGGEIWVDSEPGDGTTFLFTLPAAETANR, from the coding sequence ATGGCCGACGGATCGGAGCGATCCAACTCACAGGACGGTGACGCAGCGTCGACAGTGTACGAACGCATCACCGATGCCGTCTTCGCGCTCGACGAAGAGTGGCAATTTACCTTTCTCAACGCGCAGGCCGAGCAGGTCCTCGAGCGATCCGAGACGGAACTGCTCGGAACGGCCATCTGGGGCGCGTTTCCCGACGCGGTCGACTCGATGTTCCAGCGAGAGTACGAGCGCGCGATGGCGGCACAGGAACCGGTCACGTTCCAGGAGTTCTCCGAATCGCTCGGGATCTGGCTCGAGATCCGCGCTTACCCCTCCGAGACGGGACTGACGGTCTACTTCCGGGATATCACGGAGCGGATTCTGCGGAAGGAGCGACTCCAGAAACGCGAGCAGGCGCTGCACGACGCCTACGAGGTCATCGCGGATCCCCAACGAGCGTTTCGCGACCAGATCGACGGTCTGCTGGCTGTCGTTCGCCGGACGATCGGGACGGAGTACGCGACGCTGTCGCGCGTTCACGAGGACGCCGACGAATACATCTTCGAGGCGGTCGACACGCCAACCGACGCCGACATCGAGGCGGGAGATACCGCTCCGCTGTCGCAGACGAGCTGCGAGCGCGCCGTCAGTAGCGAGGAGACGCTCGTGCTGCGGGACATCGAGACGGACACACCGGAGTTGGCCGATCGAGCGGCCACCGCCGAGTGGGGCATCTCCTGTTATCTCGGAACGCCAATCACCGTCGACGGCGAGGTGTACGGCACCTTCTGTTTCTATGATATGGAGGCCCGAAGCGAGGCGTTCACCGACTGGGAGGTGACGTTCGTCGAACTGCTCGGCAACTGGGTGAGCTACGAACTCGAGCGCGAACGCTATCAGCGGAAACTCGAGGCATCCAACGAACGACTCGAGCAGTTCGCCTACACCGCCTCCCACGACCTGCAAGAACCCCTGCGGATGGTCTCGAGCTATCTCGGGCTCATCGAACGACAGTACGGAGATGAGCTCGACGCGGACGGCGAGGAGTTCCTCGAGTACGCCGTCGACGGCGCCGAGCGAATGCGCGACATGATCGACGGCTTGCTCGCCTACTCGCGGATCGAAACCCGGGGCGATCCGTTCGAACCGGTCGATCTGAACGCCGTGCTCGCGGCCGTCCGCGACGATCTGCAGTTCAGGATCGAGGAAGCCGGCGCGGATCTCTCGGCGGCGTCGTTGCCGCGCGTTCATGGTGACGGCGAGCAGTTACGGCAGGTGTTTCAGAACCTCCTGACCAATGCCCTGACCTACAGCGGGGACGAGACGCCGCGGATTTACGTCGACGCCGAGCGGACGGGCGGCGAGTGGACCATCTCGGTCAGCGACGCGGGGATCGGAATCGACCCCGACGATCAGGAGCGGATCTTCGACGTCTTCGAGCGACTCCACAGCCACGAGGAACACGCCGGAACGGGGATCGGGCTCGCGCTCTGTGAACGGATCGTCGAGCGCCACGGCGGCGAGATCTGGGTCGACTCCGAGCCGGGAGACGGGACGACGTTTCTGTTTACGCTTCCCGCAGCAGAGACGGCAAACCGGTGA
- a CDS encoding dihydrolipoyl dehydrogenase: MDEYDIVVVGGGSGSQVATAAAERGLEAAVIERGPLGGACITRGCIPSKALIHRADVVEEVRRAPEFGIAAELGDVDYGEITSSIHDTVYEKAENQESSFEESESLTLYRGEGRFVDERTLEVEPNDRDADNVEIRGETVVLAVGGRPMIPPIDSLEDVDFLTSDDALFLDDQPDSLAIVGGGYIGAELGYFFGALGTDVTMIGRSETLVPREDDDVSEVVTNSLERYCDVYAGYEAASVEERDTGVGVTAESSDNEAGDDAIDLEAAALLLATGRRPNTDTLNLGATGVETDDDDYVEVDDRLETTCDDVWALGDIVGEQPFKHAADYETRIVTANVLDDAGREVDYHAMPHAIFTSPQVASVGRTEEALEEAGTEYESATVPFDAAPLGMILEADDGFVKVLASPDGEILGCHIVGPQASTLIQEVVVAMDSGSGTVDDVADPVHVHPALSEAVYAAFDELSSSAYSTAPNWSDVGR; this comes from the coding sequence ATGGACGAGTACGATATCGTCGTGGTCGGTGGCGGCTCCGGCAGCCAGGTCGCAACTGCGGCCGCCGAACGGGGACTCGAGGCCGCCGTGATCGAACGCGGCCCGCTCGGCGGGGCCTGCATCACACGGGGTTGTATCCCCTCGAAGGCGCTGATCCACCGGGCCGACGTGGTCGAGGAGGTTCGACGCGCGCCGGAGTTTGGAATCGCGGCCGAACTGGGCGACGTCGACTACGGCGAGATCACGTCCTCGATTCACGACACGGTCTACGAGAAGGCGGAGAACCAGGAGTCGAGCTTCGAGGAGAGCGAGAGCCTCACGCTCTACCGCGGCGAGGGTCGGTTCGTCGACGAGCGCACGCTCGAGGTCGAGCCGAACGACCGCGACGCTGACAACGTCGAGATCCGCGGCGAGACCGTCGTTCTCGCGGTCGGGGGTCGACCGATGATCCCGCCGATCGACAGCCTCGAGGACGTCGACTTCCTCACGAGCGACGACGCGCTCTTTCTCGACGACCAGCCCGATTCCCTCGCGATCGTCGGCGGCGGCTACATCGGAGCCGAACTGGGCTATTTCTTCGGCGCACTGGGAACCGACGTGACGATGATCGGGCGTAGCGAGACGCTCGTCCCGCGCGAGGACGACGACGTGAGCGAGGTCGTGACGAACTCGCTCGAGCGCTACTGCGACGTCTACGCCGGGTACGAGGCCGCGTCGGTCGAGGAGCGCGATACTGGTGTCGGAGTCACCGCCGAATCGAGCGACAACGAAGCCGGCGACGACGCGATCGACCTCGAGGCCGCTGCCCTCCTGCTCGCAACCGGGCGACGGCCGAACACGGATACGCTGAACCTCGGGGCTACGGGCGTCGAAACCGACGACGACGATTACGTCGAAGTGGACGACCGTCTCGAGACGACTTGCGACGACGTCTGGGCCCTCGGCGATATCGTCGGCGAGCAGCCGTTCAAACACGCGGCGGACTACGAGACGCGAATCGTTACGGCAAACGTACTCGACGACGCCGGGCGCGAGGTCGACTACCACGCAATGCCCCACGCCATTTTCACCAGCCCGCAGGTCGCGAGCGTGGGACGGACGGAGGAAGCACTCGAGGAGGCGGGCACGGAGTACGAGTCCGCAACAGTCCCCTTCGACGCCGCGCCGCTGGGGATGATCCTCGAGGCCGACGACGGGTTCGTGAAGGTACTCGCGAGCCCCGACGGTGAGATCCTGGGCTGCCATATCGTCGGTCCGCAGGCCTCGACGCTGATTCAGGAGGTCGTCGTCGCGATGGACAGCGGGTCGGGGACCGTCGACGACGTCGCCGACCCGGTGCACGTGCATCCGGCGCTCTCGGAAGCCGTGTACGCCGCGTTCGACGAGTTGTCCTCGAGTGCGTACTCGACGGCCCCAAACTGGTCGGACGTTGGCAGATAG
- a CDS encoding type II toxin-antitoxin system HicB family antitoxin: protein MSSDADADPSEYEGLEDADVTMRENEHGLHIADDEVTGVSSQGQTPEAALENLAEAVKSYREATDDDPGDDWL from the coding sequence ATGAGTTCCGATGCAGACGCAGATCCCTCGGAGTACGAGGGGCTCGAGGACGCGGACGTCACCATGCGCGAGAACGAGCACGGACTTCACATCGCCGACGACGAGGTGACGGGGGTCTCGAGTCAGGGCCAGACGCCCGAGGCGGCGCTCGAGAACCTCGCGGAGGCGGTCAAATCGTACAGGGAGGCGACGGACGACGATCCGGGCGACGACTGGCTCTAA
- a CDS encoding signal recognition particle protein Srp54, producing the protein MVLDDLGSSLRGTLDKLRGKSRLSEEDIEEIVKEIQRSLLSADVDVSLVMELSDNIKERSLEEEPPAGTPARDFVLRIVYEELVDLIGESTELPLEEQTILLAGLQGSGKTTSAAKMAWWFSTKGLRPAVIQTDTFRPGAYEQAEEMAGRAEVDYYGNPDSEDPVEIARKGLEETSEADVHIVDTAGRHALEEDLIDEIEQIEGVVEPDTSLLVLDAAIGQGAKDQAQQFDESIGIDGVVITKLDGTAKGGGALTAVDQTDSSIAFLGTGEEVQDIERFEPDGFISRLLGMGDLGQLAERVERAMEQTEMEEDDWDPEDMLQGQFTLNDMQKQMEAMNNMGPLDQVMDMIPGFGGGIKDQLPDDAMDVTQERMHTFSVIMDSMTEAEKEYPKAIGASQIERIARGSGTEEENVRELLQQYKMMEKTIKQFQGMGSEKEMQRMMQQMQQGGGGGGGGGMGGMGPFG; encoded by the coding sequence ATGGTACTCGACGATCTCGGCAGTTCTCTGCGGGGAACTTTAGACAAACTCCGCGGGAAGTCACGACTCAGCGAGGAGGACATCGAGGAGATCGTCAAGGAGATTCAGCGCTCCTTGCTTTCGGCCGACGTCGACGTCTCGCTCGTGATGGAGCTGTCGGACAACATCAAAGAGCGGTCGCTCGAGGAAGAGCCCCCCGCCGGCACGCCGGCGCGGGACTTCGTCCTCCGCATCGTCTACGAGGAACTGGTCGACCTGATCGGCGAATCGACCGAACTGCCCCTCGAGGAACAGACCATCCTGCTGGCGGGGCTCCAGGGGTCCGGTAAAACGACCTCCGCCGCGAAAATGGCCTGGTGGTTCTCGACGAAGGGACTCCGTCCGGCCGTGATCCAGACGGACACGTTCCGGCCCGGCGCCTACGAACAGGCCGAGGAGATGGCCGGCCGCGCCGAGGTCGACTACTACGGGAATCCCGACAGCGAGGATCCCGTCGAAATCGCCCGAAAAGGACTCGAGGAGACCAGCGAGGCCGACGTCCACATCGTGGACACGGCGGGCCGTCACGCGCTCGAGGAGGACCTGATCGACGAGATCGAACAGATCGAGGGCGTCGTCGAACCAGACACCTCCCTGCTCGTGCTCGACGCGGCGATCGGGCAAGGGGCGAAAGATCAGGCCCAGCAGTTCGACGAGTCGATCGGCATCGATGGCGTCGTCATCACGAAACTGGATGGTACCGCGAAGGGTGGTGGTGCCCTCACCGCCGTGGATCAGACCGACTCCTCGATCGCCTTCCTCGGGACCGGTGAGGAGGTCCAGGACATCGAGCGCTTCGAGCCCGACGGCTTCATCTCCCGACTGCTCGGCATGGGTGACCTCGGCCAGCTCGCCGAGCGCGTCGAGCGCGCGATGGAGCAGACCGAGATGGAGGAAGACGACTGGGACCCCGAGGACATGCTGCAGGGCCAGTTTACCCTGAACGACATGCAAAAGCAGATGGAGGCGATGAACAACATGGGGCCGCTCGACCAGGTGATGGACATGATCCCCGGCTTCGGCGGCGGGATCAAGGATCAGCTCCCCGACGACGCGATGGACGTCACTCAAGAGCGGATGCACACCTTCAGCGTCATCATGGACTCGATGACCGAGGCCGAAAAGGAGTACCCCAAAGCCATCGGCGCGAGCCAGATCGAACGTATCGCTCGCGGCTCGGGCACCGAGGAGGAGAACGTCCGAGAGCTGCTTCAGCAGTACAAGATGATGGAGAAGACGATCAAGCAGTTCCAGGGTATGGGATCCGAAAAGGAGATGCAGCGGATGATGCAACAGATGCAACAGGGCGGCGGCGGTGGCGGTGGCGGCGGGATGGGCGGCATGGGGCCGTTCGGATAA